The Candidatus Nitrosocosmicus franklandus genome contains a region encoding:
- a CDS encoding PUA domain-containing protein: protein MKQLFVNPYEKIRSHVDFIFGPRTSSLLSENLEIEYSKKTGKIKSFSMNEKLIGTFRSDGGIALTIFGARLFIRHKPFLQHCIVPVQDAIPFVSEGRSLFVKHVSHCGSCVRCGSEVAIIDSNQSILAVGRSLFSSSYFAQMANEQSRKSNGILQIRGIGVKIREGIKSRST from the coding sequence TTGAAACAATTGTTTGTCAACCCTTACGAAAAGATCCGTTCTCATGTGGATTTTATATTTGGTCCTAGGACCAGCTCTTTACTCTCAGAGAATTTGGAGATTGAGTATTCAAAGAAAACTGGGAAAATTAAAAGCTTTAGCATGAATGAAAAGTTAATCGGGACCTTTCGATCCGATGGTGGTATCGCTTTGACGATTTTTGGTGCAAGATTGTTTATACGACACAAGCCATTTCTACAACACTGCATTGTACCAGTACAAGACGCAATACCTTTTGTTTCTGAAGGTAGATCTTTATTTGTAAAACATGTGTCACATTGCGGTTCGTGCGTCAGATGTGGCTCTGAAGTTGCAATCATCGATAGCAATCAATCAATTTTGGCAGTAGGTCGCTCGCTGTTTTCATCTAGTTACTTTGCTCAGATGGCGAATGAACAGTCGCGGAAATCCAATGGCATTCTTCAGATTCGTGGTATAGGCGTAAAGATTAGAGAAGGAATAAAAAGCAGAAGTACGTAG
- a CDS encoding nascent polypeptide-associated complex protein — MMRSGNRDMRRMLDRMGLDMKDLGSVEEVIIKTDVKEIYLKKPQVVEMKGKDSTIFQVVASDIEETKREVPSFKEEDVVLVMQQANVSKEKAIVALTDTKGDIAQAILNLTV, encoded by the coding sequence ATGATGCGTTCAGGCAATAGAGATATGCGAAGGATGCTTGACCGAATGGGTTTGGATATGAAGGATTTGGGATCTGTAGAAGAAGTAATAATTAAGACTGATGTTAAGGAGATTTACCTCAAGAAACCTCAAGTAGTTGAAATGAAAGGAAAAGATAGTACTATATTTCAAGTAGTTGCTAGTGATATTGAAGAAACCAAGAGAGAAGTTCCTTCGTTTAAAGAAGAAGATGTTGTACTAGTAATGCAGCAGGCAAACGTATCGAAAGAAAAGGCGATAGTAGCTCTTACTGACACGAAGGGAGATATTGCACAAGCGATATTGAATTTAACTGTCTAA